From the Salmo trutta chromosome 2, fSalTru1.1, whole genome shotgun sequence genome, one window contains:
- the LOC115163339 gene encoding uncharacterized protein LOC115163339: MFIFAVRNFTVAALISGCSVVLTDALRNIVYNSFHHVKRNHLQHLLDCTRPDEQPSEESQAPPEQDNIQPDSLLANSSITDQQLHPSDSDDGQRVIDQHGAVTVQQKGVNDIVAGVQQYQSSLLDNLRKQMEAVLKKHSGSTSGQLEKDAMDIFDNFIDPFAGVATFRQDSVIKKLFGCRGNSNCWNHMQDEMWRIKIHFHQRQIILLCTISQKSRAVLITPNDFVYG; the protein is encoded by the exons ATGTTCATATTTGCGGTGCGAA ATTTCACAGTCGCAGCCCTGATTTCTGGTTGCTCTGTGGTATTGACGGATGCACTGAGGAATATAGTGTACAATTCCTTCCATCATGTAAAGAGAAACCACCTTCAACACCTACTTGATTGCACCCGACCAGATGAACAGCCATCGGAGGAAAGCCAAGCACCACCGGAACaa GACAACATTCAACCCGATAGTCTTCTAGCTAACTCCAGCATCACTGATCAGCAACTCCATCCATCTGACTCAGATGATGGGCAAAGGGTCATTGACCAACATGGAGCTGTTACAGTGCAACAA AAAGGTGTGAATGATATTGTTGCTGGGGTACAGCAGTATCAATCATCACTATTGGACAACCTCAGGAAGCAGATGGAGGCAGTGCTAAAGAAGCATTCAGGAAGCACATCAGGTCAACTTGAAAAAGATGCAATGGATATATTTGACAATTTCATTGACCCTTTTGCTGGCGTTGCAACATTTAGACAGGACAGTGTTATTAAGAAGCTGTTTGGATGCAGAGGAAATTCCAATTGCTGGAACCATATGCAGGATGAAATGTGGAGgatcaaaatacattttcatcaaagacaaattattttattatgtaccaTTAGTCAAAAGTCTAGAGCAGTTCTTATCACACCCAACGATTTTGTCTATGGTTGA